A section of the Thermotoga caldifontis AZM44c09 genome encodes:
- a CDS encoding NAD(P)H-dependent glycerol-3-phosphate dehydrogenase yields the protein MRFSVLGAGSWGTAFAKLLVENGHEVLLWARRTETADSINEQHRSEYLEGMELPHQLRATNDLEEIRNFSDLLVIAVPVKHTEEILQRIHPAPKVVLNLSKGINEDLKTVSQIVRKIWPETTYAVLSGPCHAVEVASRRPTAVVIASKDLRQAEILQKAVSNSYFRSYISHDVIGVEVCGAIKNVIAIAAGVVDGLGGWYNAKAALITRGLHEMARFGLAFGAESPLTFMGLAGVGDLVVTCNSPYSRNRYVGEMVAKGFELSAVLSQMKMVAEGVHTVGPLLKLAKSLNVEMPICEQVYEILFERKNPELSIQQLMKRPLKVESSLTSIGSPFCL from the coding sequence TTGAGATTTTCAGTTCTTGGTGCTGGCAGCTGGGGAACCGCGTTCGCGAAATTGCTCGTCGAAAACGGTCACGAGGTTCTTTTGTGGGCAAGAAGAACTGAAACTGCAGATTCGATCAACGAACAGCACAGAAGTGAATACCTCGAAGGAATGGAGCTTCCGCATCAGCTGAGGGCGACGAACGATCTCGAGGAAATACGAAATTTTTCCGATCTCCTGGTTATAGCCGTACCTGTGAAACACACAGAAGAGATCTTGCAAAGAATACACCCTGCACCGAAAGTGGTTCTGAATCTGTCGAAGGGGATCAACGAGGATCTGAAAACGGTAAGTCAGATCGTTCGCAAAATCTGGCCTGAAACGACCTACGCGGTGCTCTCAGGCCCCTGTCATGCCGTGGAAGTGGCCAGCAGACGCCCGACAGCCGTGGTCATCGCATCGAAGGATTTGAGGCAGGCCGAAATCTTACAGAAAGCTGTCAGCAATTCCTATTTCAGATCTTACATCAGTCACGATGTGATCGGTGTGGAGGTCTGCGGAGCGATCAAAAACGTTATCGCGATCGCTGCGGGTGTCGTGGATGGATTGGGAGGATGGTACAACGCCAAGGCCGCGTTGATCACGCGGGGTCTGCACGAGATGGCCCGCTTCGGACTGGCGTTCGGCGCGGAGAGTCCTCTCACGTTCATGGGGCTCGCCGGTGTTGGGGATCTCGTGGTGACGTGCAACAGCCCGTACAGCAGAAACAGGTATGTCGGTGAGATGGTCGCGAAAGGGTTCGAACTGTCCGCGGTGCTCTCACAGATGAAGATGGTTGCGGAAGGCGTTCACACCGTAGGACCACTGTTGAAACTGGCGAAGAGCTTGAACGTCGAGATGCCAATATGTGAACAGGTTTACGAGATACTGTTCGAAAGGAAGAATCCAGAATTGAGCATTCAGCAGTTGATGAAAAGACCCTTGAAGGTGGAGAGCAGTCTCACATCAATTGGTTCGCCGTTTTGCCTCTGA
- the trmB gene encoding tRNA (guanosine(46)-N7)-methyltransferase TrmB, with translation MDLGVFSYCIDARKLPLPIDWESLFNREAELVVELGFGNGEFLVGLAKQDPSRNYIGFETSLTSIVKIQKKIHSEGLNNVRVFMVDGHFGLREFFEDNSVQEIYINFPCPWPKKAHAERRFTNQAFVTTVAAVLKKGGRFHLTSDVEWYVRDMASLMEENGCFGEVSIFTNDRIVLGTRYERKWLSQGKVSYTLRAVKTDHRTVERWTWGETTVPHVHVKDVDRQKLLGLKEQVFKHERGVFVVKDVYTSENEYLLRIVSSESNFQQRYFISVEKKPEGWLVKLDPDAFAYRTFVVKFSVRKVAEVIST, from the coding sequence ATGGATCTTGGAGTCTTTTCCTACTGTATCGACGCGAGAAAGCTGCCGCTTCCAATAGATTGGGAAAGTTTGTTCAACAGAGAAGCCGAGCTCGTAGTTGAGCTCGGTTTTGGTAATGGGGAATTCCTGGTCGGACTCGCCAAGCAGGATCCTTCGAGAAACTACATCGGTTTTGAAACGTCCCTCACGAGCATTGTCAAGATCCAGAAAAAGATTCATTCTGAAGGTTTGAACAACGTTCGCGTTTTCATGGTTGATGGACATTTCGGTTTGAGGGAGTTCTTTGAGGACAATTCCGTGCAGGAAATCTACATAAACTTTCCCTGTCCCTGGCCCAAGAAGGCGCACGCGGAGAGAAGGTTCACAAACCAGGCTTTCGTCACGACCGTGGCCGCGGTTCTGAAGAAGGGTGGAAGGTTCCATCTGACGAGCGATGTTGAATGGTACGTTCGCGATATGGCCTCGCTCATGGAGGAAAACGGATGCTTCGGGGAAGTCTCCATTTTCACAAACGATCGCATCGTGCTGGGAACACGTTACGAGAGAAAATGGTTGTCTCAAGGGAAAGTGAGTTACACGTTGAGGGCTGTCAAAACCGATCACAGAACGGTTGAGAGATGGACCTGGGGGGAGACAACCGTGCCACACGTACACGTCAAAGATGTGGACAGACAAAAATTGCTCGGACTGAAGGAGCAGGTGTTCAAGCACGAACGGGGTGTGTTCGTCGTCAAGGATGTCTACACCTCGGAAAACGAATACCTGCTGAGGATCGTCTCCAGCGAGTCGAACTTCCAGCAGAGATACTTCATCAGTGTCGAGAAGAAACCTGAAGGATGGCTCGTCAAGCTCGATCCAGATGCGTTTGCGTACAGAACCTTCGTTGTGAAGTTCTCTGTCAGGAAGGTTGCAGAGGTGATAAGCACTTGA
- a CDS encoding lytic transglycosylase domain-containing protein: MEKSSLKYFLAFFIFSVFVSILVLYKLFPIRYYNTVVREAQGIDPLLVMALIKVESGFREDAVSPAGAVGLMQLMPSTFSWLKERFKLEGDIHRVEDNITFGLLYLSYLLNLYNGDLEKALAAYYVGPSRVGEFEREAAAYVKKVMNYYRVYKILYFWLR, translated from the coding sequence ATGGAGAAATCGAGCCTCAAATACTTTCTTGCCTTCTTTATCTTTTCAGTGTTTGTTTCGATCCTTGTGCTTTACAAACTGTTCCCCATAAGGTATTACAATACAGTGGTCAGAGAAGCTCAGGGGATCGATCCTTTGCTCGTCATGGCATTGATAAAGGTTGAAAGCGGTTTTCGGGAAGACGCAGTTTCTCCGGCTGGCGCTGTGGGATTGATGCAGCTGATGCCTTCAACGTTCTCCTGGTTGAAAGAGAGGTTCAAGCTGGAAGGAGACATTCACCGGGTTGAAGACAACATCACTTTTGGTTTGCTCTATTTGAGCTATCTGCTGAACCTGTACAATGGTGATCTTGAAAAGGCGCTGGCGGCCTACTACGTTGGACCATCCAGGGTGGGAGAGTTTGAACGTGAAGCCGCCGCTTACGTTAAGAAGGTTATGAATTACTACAGAGTTTACAAGATCCTGTATTTCTGGTTGAGGTGA
- a CDS encoding vWA domain-containing protein has product MIEKIFINLARRSPFYMYLLLNMSVQPSLEAEKLYLSFKNGRFTIVYNPRWIERKSEQFVEAFLLHQLMHLINLHFLIKPKDDRDRAIWDLAMDAAINQHIPELAAFGVPLNLLVEEGHGVDNENLFVLPPDWMPDRSAEEYHNWILQEMERLGKFDVLVVAELRESSLDSHQQMRTCDNVDMMLELSQSMLSKAFNLYGRELPSGVRRMVELSILKPVLNWRDTLRRFAGVSEYGERYMTPLKPNRRYEDQPGWKVERAARLGLIVDTSGSIVQEELDAFFTEIEALSRYVDTSLVLVQVDRAVNLKVNYSRGMWRNLQIVGGGETDLQPAVDYLEHNYRPEGLVIFTDGYADLPKVRRRVLFVLSKYHSDEFLMQARETYGRSSVVVLDW; this is encoded by the coding sequence ATGATCGAAAAGATTTTCATCAACCTCGCCAGACGTTCCCCTTTCTACATGTACCTGCTTCTGAACATGTCGGTTCAGCCTTCACTCGAAGCGGAGAAGCTCTATCTGTCTTTCAAAAACGGCAGATTCACCATCGTTTACAACCCGCGCTGGATCGAGCGAAAGTCCGAGCAGTTCGTTGAGGCTTTCCTGCTCCACCAGCTCATGCATTTGATAAACCTGCATTTTCTCATCAAACCGAAGGACGATCGGGACAGGGCCATATGGGACTTGGCGATGGATGCCGCCATCAATCAGCACATCCCGGAGCTGGCCGCGTTCGGTGTCCCTCTGAACCTGCTCGTCGAAGAAGGTCACGGTGTGGACAACGAGAACCTCTTCGTTCTCCCTCCCGACTGGATGCCAGACAGGTCCGCAGAAGAATACCACAACTGGATCCTGCAGGAGATGGAAAGACTCGGCAAGTTCGATGTTCTGGTCGTTGCAGAACTGCGAGAAAGCAGTCTGGATTCTCACCAGCAGATGCGCACGTGCGACAACGTGGACATGATGCTCGAGTTGAGTCAAAGCATGCTCTCCAAGGCTTTCAACCTTTACGGCAGGGAACTGCCCTCGGGTGTGAGGAGGATGGTGGAACTTTCCATTCTCAAACCTGTTTTGAACTGGCGAGACACTCTCAGGCGGTTCGCCGGCGTTTCCGAATACGGTGAGAGGTACATGACCCCTCTGAAACCGAACAGGCGTTACGAGGATCAGCCAGGCTGGAAAGTGGAACGTGCGGCCAGGCTCGGGCTCATCGTCGACACGAGTGGTAGCATAGTTCAGGAAGAGTTGGATGCCTTCTTCACCGAGATAGAGGCGCTGTCACGCTACGTGGACACGAGTCTGGTGCTCGTGCAGGTCGACAGAGCGGTGAATTTGAAAGTGAACTACTCCAGGGGCATGTGGAGGAACTTGCAGATCGTCGGTGGTGGAGAGACGGACCTTCAACCTGCCGTGGATTACCTCGAGCACAACTACAGGCCCGAGGGGCTGGTGATCTTCACGGACGGGTATGCGGACCTTCCAAAGGTGAGAAGGAGAGTTCTCTTCGTTCTGTCCAAATATCACAGCGACGAGTTCTTGATGCAGGCACGCGAGACGTACGGACGTTCGAGCGTGGTGGTTCTGGATTGGTGA
- a CDS encoding DUF4895 domain-containing protein produces the protein MGPASVANELKRVFERIEVGDFLVQMEAFKEKLDQYHRHVVLFSAGRSENFHLFVAVDHLGRRTAGLSIVNPFEKNLPIYSLKSRVEVEDVYERLFSVSPAFHRCGIVRLPFDFKMICGVGDEDFLGKEIFKEKIYGERKLSFAELVDESIYRQLLSLNNASIDLVTVRLLDEGILCLLRAPEDVDRSHVPLLAEIAQLLKSKYRFACKAKYQSINFTSPVLTSVCIEYERLFSGFDVKDFCHEFSKKLMEAYRCVIKSI, from the coding sequence GTGGGGCCAGCCAGTGTTGCGAACGAATTGAAAAGGGTGTTCGAAAGGATCGAGGTCGGCGATTTCCTGGTTCAGATGGAAGCCTTCAAGGAGAAGTTGGACCAGTACCACAGGCACGTGGTGCTTTTCTCTGCTGGAAGATCAGAGAATTTTCACCTTTTCGTGGCCGTGGACCATCTTGGAAGAAGAACGGCGGGTTTGTCGATCGTGAATCCCTTCGAGAAGAATTTACCGATATATTCGTTGAAGTCGCGAGTGGAAGTTGAAGACGTTTACGAACGTTTGTTCTCGGTCAGCCCAGCTTTTCACAGATGCGGCATCGTGAGGCTCCCGTTCGATTTCAAGATGATCTGCGGTGTGGGCGATGAAGATTTTCTCGGTAAGGAGATCTTCAAGGAGAAGATTTATGGAGAGAGAAAACTGTCTTTCGCGGAACTCGTTGATGAATCTATCTACAGACAGCTGCTGTCTTTGAACAACGCTTCGATAGACCTGGTGACGGTTCGCCTGCTGGATGAGGGGATCCTGTGTTTGTTGAGAGCGCCAGAGGATGTGGATAGATCGCACGTTCCCTTGCTCGCGGAAATCGCGCAACTGCTCAAATCTAAATACAGATTCGCGTGCAAGGCGAAGTATCAGAGCATCAATTTCACTTCACCTGTTCTGACGAGCGTTTGCATCGAGTACGAAAGGTTGTTCTCTGGTTTCGATGTGAAAGACTTTTGCCACGAGTTTTCAAAGAAATTGATGGAAGCTTATCGGTGTGTGATAAAAAGTATTTAA
- a CDS encoding tetratricopeptide repeat protein gives MSDAVERLVRDLIRENQLSRARGVLSIFHDDYPHLLLELEAASGNWMAVLKIYERLSEEKKEEYKTLYKTAQERVRENYKEDVKDSFEEMDRANLEGAMAILEAVSKSYPELVEVVALKLELARRKGDKAREKIFEELLRKLDASHPSLSRRVEGTQKRSFDLVILVLICATLVFSVVGLLRSGPSKAAIEAVVKEQISPVSEKVERLGETSNRLAESLTSLESKFEGMSKTQLELSQSLVELKLSVNDIVARIQSGEQKSDEIMNEIRQLSGRIDRLAGTGAANEKAQYSVHSKFDLNTARSFWLFGYDLYKRGYYLDAAEILKNLFDQLGDEVYFKDDVYYYMALSYYSAGKKDEAKKTFEDFLRRYPESLYAPHARYFLSKIE, from the coding sequence ATGAGTGACGCCGTTGAAAGATTGGTGAGGGATCTGATCAGGGAAAATCAACTTTCACGCGCCAGGGGAGTTCTGAGTATCTTTCATGACGATTATCCTCACCTTCTGCTCGAACTCGAGGCTGCGTCTGGAAACTGGATGGCTGTTTTAAAAATTTACGAGCGTTTGAGCGAGGAAAAGAAGGAAGAGTACAAGACGCTCTACAAAACTGCTCAAGAGAGGGTGAGGGAGAACTACAAAGAAGACGTCAAAGACTCGTTCGAAGAGATGGACAGGGCGAACCTTGAAGGTGCGATGGCGATCCTGGAGGCCGTTTCCAAGTCTTATCCGGAGCTGGTAGAAGTCGTTGCACTGAAACTGGAGCTTGCTCGCAGGAAGGGGGACAAAGCGCGCGAGAAGATCTTCGAAGAGCTCCTGAGGAAGCTCGATGCGTCGCATCCATCCCTCTCAAGGAGGGTGGAGGGGACACAGAAAAGATCTTTCGATCTCGTCATCTTAGTCCTCATCTGTGCTACGTTGGTTTTCAGCGTCGTTGGACTGTTACGTTCAGGACCCAGCAAGGCTGCGATCGAGGCGGTCGTGAAGGAACAGATATCACCCGTTTCCGAAAAGGTTGAAAGATTGGGAGAAACATCGAATCGGTTGGCCGAGAGCCTGACGAGCTTAGAATCGAAATTTGAAGGGATGTCAAAGACACAGCTCGAGCTGTCGCAGAGTCTCGTGGAACTGAAGCTCAGCGTGAACGACATCGTTGCGAGGATTCAGTCTGGCGAACAGAAGAGCGATGAAATCATGAACGAAATCAGGCAATTATCGGGACGAATCGATCGGCTGGCTGGTACAGGTGCGGCCAACGAAAAAGCTCAGTACAGCGTGCATTCGAAGTTCGATCTCAACACAGCGCGTTCGTTCTGGTTGTTCGGATACGATCTTTACAAGAGGGGCTATTATCTGGATGCTGCAGAGATTCTCAAAAACCTTTTTGACCAGCTGGGCGATGAGGTTTACTTCAAGGACGATGTGTATTACTACATGGCGCTGAGCTATTACTCTGCAGGCAAAAAGGATGAAGCGAAGAAAACGTTTGAAGACTTTCTGCGAAGGTATCCAGAGAGTCTCTACGCACCACACGCCAGATATTTTCTGAGTAAAATTGAGTGA
- a CDS encoding tetratricopeptide repeat protein, translated as MGRVIDLIIRDRNIEITTDTPLVVMVRDLFYDGDWHTMMQDLKEKKDIIEEIEKCIFIEENVVSLNEIIYEPVCFDELKHWFEEKNILPKDFVHASLAGLYDLALDYADGDLHEEAFKVVRYMLEVDKNYAPAYELYGSLLIEKGEIEQGIKYLDKAIEIDPWLVPAYASLGEAYYNSGDYLRAASYWEREIEYAPDNRLTYFMLADAYRKIKAYDKVCDVLERLLKRDPESIVAMFQLAQAYRDAGRHEDAQRIEQRILETRPTRAEDIEPWARVQLKHGNYQRVQEFLNLLPDTERMKPYVKLLSALCDLKQGKLEKARQAFLEVKDHSPWFLYGNREFLSEFMNEEEMRTCGIF; from the coding sequence GTGGGACGAGTCATCGATCTCATCATTCGTGACAGAAACATCGAAATCACCACTGATACACCCCTGGTGGTGATGGTGAGGGATCTGTTCTACGATGGAGACTGGCACACGATGATGCAGGATTTGAAGGAGAAAAAGGACATAATCGAAGAGATCGAGAAGTGCATTTTCATCGAGGAGAACGTGGTATCGCTGAACGAGATCATATACGAACCTGTGTGCTTCGATGAGCTGAAACATTGGTTCGAGGAGAAGAACATATTGCCAAAGGATTTCGTTCATGCCTCGCTGGCGGGACTTTACGATCTGGCACTGGACTACGCCGACGGAGATTTGCACGAGGAAGCTTTCAAAGTGGTCAGGTACATGCTGGAGGTAGACAAGAATTATGCTCCCGCCTACGAACTTTACGGTTCTCTTCTCATCGAGAAGGGAGAAATAGAGCAGGGTATCAAGTATTTGGACAAAGCGATCGAGATCGATCCGTGGCTGGTACCGGCTTACGCTTCGCTTGGAGAGGCGTATTACAACAGTGGAGATTACCTGAGAGCGGCTTCCTACTGGGAAAGGGAGATCGAGTACGCGCCGGACAACAGACTCACCTACTTCATGCTCGCGGATGCATACAGGAAGATCAAAGCTTACGACAAAGTCTGCGACGTTTTAGAAAGACTGTTGAAGAGAGATCCTGAAAGTATCGTGGCGATGTTCCAGCTCGCTCAGGCTTACAGGGATGCCGGAAGGCATGAAGACGCACAACGTATCGAACAGAGGATCCTTGAAACGAGGCCGACCCGTGCGGAGGATATCGAACCGTGGGCCAGAGTTCAGCTGAAACACGGTAACTACCAGCGTGTCCAGGAATTTCTGAACCTGCTGCCAGACACAGAAAGAATGAAGCCTTATGTGAAACTGCTGTCCGCGCTCTGTGATTTGAAACAAGGAAAGCTGGAGAAAGCCAGGCAGGCGTTCCTCGAGGTCAAAGATCACAGCCCGTGGTTCCTGTACGGTAATAGGGAATTCTTGTCAGAGTTCATGAACGAGGAGGAGATGCGCACTTGTGGCATCTTTTGA
- a CDS encoding prepilin peptidase, translated as MWHLLNFVLGAIIGSFLNVVIYRLPRSHLSILKPARSICPKCGAQIAWYDNIPILSYFILRGKCRNCGSSISVRYPLVETVSALAYLANSFVPNLVVYLSLCLFASCAIVMSCIDFEFLAIPDVTLVLSWVAGFLVWWMKGFPVWNAVGAAAAMFLLWLLGIVYRGGMGEGDVVLIGAIGIGVGFIESFYVLLASSVSAIIYALVKGKGRLDPKQKIPFGTFLAPAGYAILLVNSLV; from the coding sequence TTGTGGCATCTTTTGAACTTCGTGCTGGGAGCGATCATAGGGAGTTTCCTGAACGTGGTGATATACAGACTGCCGAGGAGTCATTTGAGCATTCTTAAGCCTGCAAGGTCGATCTGTCCGAAGTGTGGCGCACAGATCGCGTGGTACGACAACATACCTATCCTCAGTTATTTCATTCTGAGAGGAAAGTGCAGAAACTGCGGTTCTTCAATAAGTGTCAGGTATCCTCTGGTCGAAACGGTGAGTGCCCTGGCTTATCTGGCCAACTCTTTCGTACCGAATTTGGTGGTCTATCTCTCTTTATGTCTGTTCGCCTCCTGTGCCATAGTGATGAGTTGCATCGATTTCGAATTCTTAGCCATACCCGACGTGACACTCGTTCTCAGCTGGGTTGCAGGTTTTCTGGTATGGTGGATGAAGGGTTTCCCTGTCTGGAACGCTGTCGGAGCCGCTGCAGCGATGTTTCTTCTGTGGCTGCTTGGGATCGTTTACAGAGGAGGAATGGGGGAAGGAGACGTAGTCCTGATAGGAGCGATAGGAATAGGAGTGGGGTTCATCGAATCTTTCTACGTGCTCTTGGCGTCATCGGTGTCCGCCATAATCTACGCACTCGTGAAGGGAAAAGGAAGACTCGATCCGAAACAGAAGATTCCCTTCGGAACCTTTCTGGCACCGGCTGGGTACGCGATCTTGCTGGTGAACTCACTCGTGTAA
- the dnaA gene encoding chromosomal replication initiator protein DnaA produces the protein MKEKIVEALKAKLNRRTWDSWFSTFDVKEIGENLVVFEVGNLFIKDWLEMKYGSLIARTLKEVFNRPMEFRIEHAPLQNQPEEDEREPLVRKRPLVLTPLNPIFTFENFVVGPGNMFAYSACLEVAKHPGKYNPLFLYGGVGLGKTHLLQAIGHYLFKHQPEMRVVYLTSERFLNELIEAIQRGTAQEFRERYRTKIDVLLLDDVQFLIGKNGIQTELFHTFNELHNAGKQIVICSDRDPQMLDGFQDRLISRFQMGVVVKIEKPDVETCFKIAQKMVKLEGGDLPDDVLMLIAEKFNDNMRRLKGAIAKLLMHKQIYNEDINVSKARQILSIEPETVKKPIEEELFEVLCTIFNVTQEELKGNSRKSNVLIARQLGMYVAKNYLGLSLRKIAETFNKSHPTVSNAIERFALNLKNNKSLESALNKVLEHFRGKTANQLM, from the coding sequence ATGAAAGAAAAGATCGTAGAGGCGCTCAAAGCCAAGCTGAACCGTCGAACCTGGGATAGCTGGTTCAGCACGTTCGATGTCAAAGAAATAGGGGAAAATCTTGTCGTCTTCGAGGTTGGCAATCTCTTCATAAAGGATTGGCTCGAGATGAAGTATGGTAGTCTCATAGCCCGTACGCTGAAAGAGGTCTTCAATCGCCCGATGGAGTTCAGGATAGAGCACGCACCGCTACAGAACCAGCCCGAAGAAGACGAGCGTGAGCCTTTGGTCAGGAAAAGGCCGCTCGTTCTCACCCCACTGAATCCCATCTTCACGTTCGAGAACTTCGTGGTGGGACCTGGCAACATGTTCGCTTACAGTGCCTGTTTGGAAGTTGCGAAGCATCCGGGCAAGTACAATCCTCTGTTCCTGTATGGGGGCGTGGGGCTGGGAAAAACTCACCTTCTGCAGGCCATAGGCCATTATCTGTTCAAGCACCAGCCAGAGATGAGGGTTGTCTATTTGACCAGCGAGCGGTTCTTGAACGAGCTGATAGAGGCCATCCAGAGGGGTACCGCTCAGGAATTCAGGGAGCGTTACAGAACGAAGATAGACGTGCTGTTGCTGGACGATGTACAGTTCCTCATCGGTAAGAACGGCATTCAGACTGAGCTGTTCCACACCTTCAACGAACTCCACAACGCCGGTAAACAGATCGTGATATGTTCCGACAGAGACCCGCAAATGCTCGACGGATTTCAGGATAGACTGATAAGCCGCTTCCAGATGGGTGTGGTTGTGAAGATAGAAAAACCGGACGTTGAAACCTGCTTCAAGATCGCTCAGAAGATGGTCAAACTCGAAGGAGGAGACCTGCCAGACGACGTCTTGATGCTCATCGCGGAGAAGTTCAACGACAACATGAGAAGACTGAAAGGCGCCATCGCGAAGCTCCTGATGCACAAGCAGATCTACAACGAGGATATCAACGTTTCAAAGGCGAGACAGATACTCTCGATTGAGCCAGAAACGGTGAAAAAACCCATAGAAGAAGAACTCTTCGAAGTCCTATGTACGATCTTCAACGTTACACAAGAAGAACTCAAAGGGAACAGCAGAAAGAGTAACGTTCTCATCGCTCGCCAGCTCGGTATGTACGTGGCGAAGAATTACCTCGGACTATCCCTGAGAAAGATAGCGGAGACATTCAACAAATCCCATCCCACGGTGTCCAACGCCATCGAAAGGTTCGCGCTGAATCTGAAGAACAACAAATCGCTTGAATCGGCTTTGAACAAGGTTCTTGAACACTTCAGAGGCAAAACGGCGAACCAATTGATGTGA
- a CDS encoding NAD(P)H-hydrate dehydratase, translated as MRHLKVISSEEMKTLERLTEESFKIPASFLMERAGLAVVLALEQEFGELSNRSFLVLCGTGNNGGDGLVVARNLLDHTDMVSCVVVGEEEKMTSLTRENFERLKSLGVDIKKLGVDIDLDGLAELIKESDVVIDALLGTGTRGEVKNPILDVIKLVNLYASYVVSVDLPSGVECDTGKVLGMAVRANLTVTFAFPKPCHVLFPGRELTGKLKVASIGIPRVLCESMNLRRNIVTKGMVKKILPERKKDSHKKTFGSLLVIAGSRRYLGAPVLTCLGALRAGCGYVRLLSCEEVGKLAVGREPGLVFTAIEADSFSPKDIDTALKLAQESDAIVLGPGLTDEPSVCEFVVNFLKQVEKPILIDADGLNCLSRDLSVLGSLSAPIVMTPHPGEFARLVKQPVEQVRYNYVLAEQFAHRYGVILVLKGATTIVTDGKNTYYNLTGNTSLAKAGSGDVLAGVIGGFLAQGVTPLEASILGVYIHGLASEKYNASEGTMLVSELPDLIPYAIEEVAR; from the coding sequence GTGAGACACTTGAAAGTCATCAGCTCCGAAGAGATGAAGACACTTGAACGCCTGACGGAAGAGTCGTTCAAGATTCCGGCATCTTTTCTCATGGAACGTGCAGGGCTCGCGGTGGTCTTAGCGCTCGAGCAGGAGTTCGGCGAGCTTTCCAACAGATCTTTCTTGGTGCTGTGTGGGACCGGTAACAACGGCGGCGATGGCCTGGTCGTGGCGAGGAATTTGCTGGACCACACCGACATGGTCAGCTGTGTGGTTGTGGGCGAAGAGGAAAAGATGACCAGCCTGACTCGCGAAAATTTTGAGAGGTTGAAGTCACTCGGCGTCGATATCAAGAAGTTAGGGGTAGACATCGATCTTGACGGCCTGGCTGAGTTGATCAAGGAGAGCGATGTAGTGATAGATGCCCTGCTCGGTACCGGCACACGTGGTGAGGTGAAAAACCCGATTCTGGACGTTATAAAGCTCGTGAACCTGTACGCGAGTTACGTTGTCTCTGTAGATCTCCCTTCCGGCGTGGAGTGCGATACAGGAAAGGTGCTCGGTATGGCCGTCAGGGCGAATCTGACCGTTACGTTCGCGTTTCCAAAGCCTTGCCACGTGCTGTTTCCCGGAAGGGAACTCACCGGTAAGTTGAAGGTCGCGAGCATAGGGATACCCAGAGTCCTTTGTGAGTCCATGAACCTGAGGAGGAACATCGTCACCAAGGGAATGGTGAAGAAGATCCTGCCGGAGAGAAAGAAAGATTCTCACAAGAAAACCTTCGGTAGTCTGCTCGTAATAGCGGGTTCTCGTCGGTATCTCGGCGCCCCTGTGCTCACGTGCCTGGGGGCACTGAGGGCAGGGTGTGGTTACGTGAGGCTGCTCAGCTGTGAAGAAGTCGGGAAACTCGCGGTTGGTCGGGAACCTGGATTGGTGTTCACGGCTATCGAGGCTGACAGTTTCTCACCGAAGGACATCGACACGGCGTTGAAACTCGCACAGGAATCGGATGCGATCGTACTGGGACCGGGCTTGACCGACGAGCCGAGCGTGTGCGAGTTCGTTGTGAACTTCTTGAAACAGGTTGAAAAGCCTATCCTGATCGATGCGGACGGTTTGAACTGTCTTTCACGCGATCTGAGCGTCCTCGGTTCACTGAGCGCACCCATCGTCATGACACCGCATCCTGGAGAGTTTGCCCGTTTAGTGAAGCAACCTGTCGAACAGGTTAGATACAACTACGTGCTGGCCGAGCAGTTTGCGCATCGTTATGGTGTCATTCTGGTGCTCAAAGGAGCAACGACGATCGTCACAGATGGGAAGAACACGTATTACAATCTTACAGGAAACACTTCGCTCGCCAAGGCGGGTAGTGGCGATGTCCTTGCCGGCGTGATCGGTGGCTTTCTCGCTCAAGGTGTAACACCGCTGGAAGCGAGCATCCTTGGCGTTTACATTCACGGTCTTGCGAGTGAAAAGTACAACGCGAGTGAAGGTACGATGCTCGTCAGCGAGCTGCCGGATCTCATACCGTACGCCATTGAGGAGGTGGCCAGATGA